The Saccharothrix variisporea genome has a segment encoding these proteins:
- a CDS encoding alkaline phosphatase D family protein — MSEGGMNRRTLLRAGTVGVAAAFVPGVAFVPGVALAQSGRPVLTHGVQAGDVTFDGGLVWTRADRPSRMLVEVSRDADFRHVRTVRGPVLTPESGGTGKVRLRGLPPGREVHYRVIAEDLDGRARSEAVTGTFRTAPLGTEGVRFVWSGDVAGQGWGSNPDLGGMPLFGAMAARRPDFFIHSGDTVYADGPLKETVTLPDGRIWRNLVTPEKLKVAETLDEFRGQFAYNLLDPQYRAFASQVPMFVQWDDHEVTNNWYPGEILTLPQYTEKRVDVLAARAFQAFHEWQPIDPRQAVDGRVYRKFSYGRHVDVFILDMRSYKDANTSSRTDPGHVLGERQAQWLVRELDRSHATWKIIAADLPIGLTVPDGTDIEGVANGLPGVPGGREHELAWVLRELKKRRVRNTVWLTADVHYTAAHHYSPERAAVGDFDPFWEFVSGPAHAGGFGPNALDPTFGPEAVFVHAPPAANTSPLDGFQHFGEVEVARDGELTVHLRDLKGVSLWSKTLQPERK, encoded by the coding sequence ATGAGCGAAGGTGGGATGAACCGGCGGACGCTGTTGCGCGCCGGCACGGTCGGGGTGGCGGCGGCGTTCGTGCCCGGCGTGGCGTTCGTGCCCGGGGTTGCGTTGGCACAGAGCGGGCGGCCGGTGTTGACGCACGGGGTGCAGGCCGGGGACGTGACGTTCGACGGCGGCCTCGTGTGGACGCGGGCCGACCGGCCCTCGCGCATGCTGGTGGAGGTCAGCCGGGACGCCGACTTCCGGCACGTCCGCACGGTCCGGGGTCCGGTGTTGACGCCCGAGAGCGGGGGCACCGGCAAGGTCCGGTTGCGCGGGTTGCCGCCGGGCCGTGAGGTGCACTACCGGGTGATCGCCGAGGACCTGGACGGGCGGGCGCGCAGCGAAGCCGTCACCGGCACCTTCCGCACGGCGCCGCTGGGCACCGAGGGCGTCCGGTTCGTCTGGTCCGGCGACGTCGCGGGCCAGGGCTGGGGCAGCAACCCCGACCTCGGCGGCATGCCGCTCTTCGGCGCGATGGCCGCCCGCCGCCCCGACTTCTTCATCCACAGCGGCGACACCGTGTACGCGGACGGCCCGCTCAAGGAGACGGTGACCCTCCCGGACGGCCGGATCTGGCGCAACCTCGTCACCCCCGAGAAGCTCAAGGTCGCCGAAACCCTCGACGAGTTCCGCGGCCAGTTCGCCTACAACCTGCTCGACCCGCAGTACCGGGCGTTCGCCTCCCAGGTCCCGATGTTCGTGCAGTGGGACGACCACGAGGTGACCAACAACTGGTACCCGGGCGAGATCCTGACCCTCCCGCAGTACACCGAGAAGCGGGTGGACGTGCTGGCCGCGCGGGCGTTCCAGGCGTTCCACGAGTGGCAGCCGATCGACCCCCGGCAGGCGGTGGACGGCCGCGTCTACCGGAAGTTCTCCTACGGCCGGCACGTCGACGTCTTCATCCTCGACATGCGCTCCTACAAGGACGCCAACACCTCGTCCCGGACCGACCCCGGTCACGTGCTGGGCGAGCGGCAGGCGCAGTGGCTGGTCCGCGAGCTCGACCGGTCGCACGCCACCTGGAAGATCATCGCCGCGGACCTGCCGATCGGCCTGACCGTCCCGGACGGCACCGACATCGAGGGGGTCGCCAACGGCCTGCCGGGGGTGCCCGGCGGTCGGGAGCACGAGCTGGCGTGGGTGCTGCGGGAGCTGAAGAAGCGGCGCGTGCGCAACACGGTGTGGCTGACGGCGGACGTGCACTACACCGCCGCGCACCACTACTCGCCGGAGCGGGCGGCGGTCGGCGACTTCGACCCGTTCTGGGAGTTCGTCTCCGGTCCCGCGCACGCGGGCGGGTTCGGGCCGAACGCGCTGGACCCGACGTTCGGCCCCGAGGCGGTGTTCGTGCACGCCCCGCCGGCGGCCAACACGTCCCCGCTCGA